One part of the Vogesella sp. LIG4 genome encodes these proteins:
- a CDS encoding pseudouridine-5'-phosphate glycosidase — protein sequence MHRNAHLDIHLEVAAALAAGQPVVALESTIISHGMPYPQNVDTALRVEAEVRAHGAVPATIAIIDGRLKAGLSHAEIEHLGKVGRTVAKVSRRDLPFIVAGKRTGATTVASTMIIAAMAGIRVFATGGIGGVHRGAESSFDISADLQELAQTPVAVVCAGAKSILDLGLTLEYLETHGVPVIGYRTARLPAFFTRDSEFNVDYRLDEATDIAAVMQAKWQLGLKGGLVIANPIPEQYAMPRDQIDAAIAQALQEAAAQQIGGKESTPFLLARVCELTGGDSLAANIQLVLNNARLAAAIAGAYCRMA from the coding sequence ATGCACCGCAACGCCCATCTCGATATCCACCTGGAAGTAGCCGCCGCGCTGGCCGCCGGCCAGCCGGTGGTGGCGCTGGAATCCACCATCATCTCGCACGGCATGCCCTACCCGCAGAACGTGGACACCGCACTGCGCGTGGAAGCCGAGGTGCGCGCCCACGGCGCGGTGCCGGCCACCATCGCCATCATCGATGGCCGGCTGAAGGCCGGCCTCAGCCACGCCGAGATCGAGCACCTGGGCAAGGTTGGCCGCACAGTGGCAAAAGTCAGCCGCCGCGACCTACCCTTCATCGTGGCGGGCAAACGCACCGGCGCCACCACCGTGGCCTCCACCATGATCATCGCCGCCATGGCCGGCATCCGCGTGTTCGCCACCGGCGGCATCGGCGGCGTGCACCGTGGCGCGGAAAGCAGCTTCGACATCTCTGCCGACCTGCAGGAGCTGGCACAGACGCCGGTGGCGGTGGTATGCGCCGGCGCCAAGTCCATCCTCGACCTGGGGCTGACGCTGGAATACCTGGAAACCCACGGCGTGCCGGTCATCGGCTACCGCACCGCGCGCCTGCCGGCGTTCTTTACCCGCGACAGCGAGTTCAACGTCGATTACCGGCTGGACGAAGCCACCGATATCGCTGCGGTCATGCAGGCCAAGTGGCAGCTGGGCCTCAAGGGCGGCCTGGTGATCGCCAACCCGATTCCCGAGCAGTACGCGATGCCGCGCGACCAGATCGACGCCGCCATCGCACAGGCGCTGCAGGAGGCCGCCGCGCAGCAAATCGGCGGCAAGGAATCCACCCCCTTCCTGCTGGCGCGCGTGTGCGAGCTGACCGGTGGCGACAGCCTTGCGGCCAACATCCAGCTGGTGCTGAACAACGCCAGGCTGGCCGCAGCCATCGCCGGCGCCTACTGCCGCATGGCGTAA